One region of Candidatus Rokuibacteriota bacterium genomic DNA includes:
- a CDS encoding cupredoxin domain-containing protein encodes MALAGAVVAVLVLAGGWEAAQAQSVKEFLLVTGEWSWKAKAGEAPVVDRNRGPVKEIERYSFDPPFLVVNKGDTVVLKIHALKGAKHVLKIEDFGVDETTINKGEEKTVKFVANKAGTFKFVCTNHTDAEKEGPMVGYLYVVGR; translated from the coding sequence GTGGCTCTTGCAGGAGCCGTGGTCGCAGTCCTGGTCCTGGCAGGGGGATGGGAGGCGGCTCAGGCCCAGTCAGTGAAGGAGTTCCTGCTCGTCACGGGAGAGTGGTCCTGGAAAGCCAAGGCCGGTGAAGCGCCCGTGGTCGACCGCAACCGGGGGCCGGTCAAGGAGATCGAGCGCTACAGCTTCGATCCCCCGTTCCTGGTCGTCAACAAGGGGGACACCGTGGTCCTGAAGATCCACGCCTTGAAGGGAGCGAAGCACGTGCTCAAGATCGAGGATTTCGGTGTCGACGAGACCACCATCAACAAGGGTGAAGAGAAGACAGTCAAGTTCGTTGCCAACAAGGCGGGGACGTTCAAGTTCGTCTGCACCAACCACACGGACGCGGAGAAGGAAGGGCCGATGGTGGGGTACCTCTATGTCGTGGGCCGGTAG